A region from the Salicibibacter cibarius genome encodes:
- a CDS encoding RidA family protein produces MKTPRNPKDVHAPVAPYVHQIEVSEPNRWLTVSGQLGMSIDGNVPEDPLEQLKLALDNISKNLEDADMQVEDLTKLVFYLVGEFEAGKRRQVIKDFLGDNLPCTTMIYVVALAAPKFKVEIDAWACKEIEQT; encoded by the coding sequence ATGAAAACACCGAGAAACCCGAAGGACGTTCACGCACCGGTTGCCCCTTATGTTCATCAAATTGAAGTGAGTGAACCAAATAGATGGTTAACAGTATCTGGTCAATTAGGTATGAGTATAGATGGAAACGTTCCCGAAGACCCATTAGAACAATTAAAGTTAGCACTAGACAATATCAGCAAGAACCTGGAAGATGCTGATATGCAAGTAGAAGATTTGACGAAGTTAGTTTTTTATCTGGTTGGAGAATTTGAAGCAGGTAAGAGAAGGCAAGTGATTAAAGATTTTCTTGGTGACAATCTTCCTTGCACTACAATGATATATGTCGTCGCATTAGCAGCACCAAAATTTAAAGTAGAGATTGATGCATGGGCTTGTAAAGAGATTGAACAAACATAA
- a CDS encoding DMT family transporter encodes MFYFLLILSIVFEVAGASFMPAAANNWNMFIVVMGFWYIALILYIYLTYQSEVGIISAVFTGGGTVFIVLSGIILFGETISFLKFFGIGLIIVGVIGINIKPTSSSVKETEH; translated from the coding sequence GTGTTTTACTTTTTATTGATACTATCCATTGTTTTTGAAGTAGCCGGCGCTTCCTTTATGCCAGCTGCCGCTAACAATTGGAACATGTTCATTGTAGTCATGGGGTTTTGGTATATAGCGCTCATCTTATATATCTATTTAACCTATCAATCAGAAGTGGGGATTATTAGTGCTGTATTTACGGGTGGGGGAACGGTTTTTATTGTATTGTCAGGGATTATTCTTTTTGGAGAAACGATTTCTTTTCTAAAATTCTTTGGTATTGGTTTAATTATTGTAGGGGTGATTGGTATTAATATAAAACCAACATCTTCTTCTGTGAAGGAGACTGAACATTAA
- a CDS encoding DMT family transporter — MGYVLLVLSLVTSITANICVKLSYGFTKKLASIGAFVFYGLCGLFLVLTVRYMELGVLYGIWAGLTVSGTALLGMFFFEESSSRRKLISIGIIIVGVVLLQLH, encoded by the coding sequence ATGGGATATGTTTTGTTAGTCCTTAGTTTAGTCACTTCCATAACTGCCAATATCTGCGTCAAGTTATCCTATGGCTTCACAAAAAAATTAGCCAGTATAGGGGCATTTGTATTTTACGGTTTATGCGGGCTATTTTTAGTATTAACCGTGAGATACATGGAGTTAGGCGTTTTATACGGCATTTGGGCAGGACTCACTGTATCAGGAACAGCCTTATTAGGTATGTTTTTCTTCGAAGAAAGCAGCAGCCGAAGAAAGTTAATTTCCATCGGTATCATTATCGTTGGTGTGGTTCTTCTACAATTACATTAA
- a CDS encoding serine hydrolase produces MIYYVIASAVTILLLLVFGFFWLRRWMQKSDADYVLKFIANNPKRASLSIVRNGSDFADFQSDELRPLASTVKIIVAIEYAHQAANGEIDVSERIKTHDLSRYYIPRTDGGAHETWLRSMESKEFLQGGTVSLEEVAKGMIAHSSNANTEYLMMRLGLDRINAKLKRLQLPKHEQIYPIVSRLIIPYEIAQKNKLNIFEKADAKKVQTLIEEMSHEAYIDEAINIHTKLNEDHDGSYKEQVNLRAWHNMAFNDTASKRGIRSTTSEYVSVVQKINDLSYFTQAVQEHLRPIMEWPMENHKNQEKFYHLGGKGGSTAQIVTFALYAEDKQGNKTELAIFFNDVLGYETTKLSNSLSAFQLAVVTASSNWEQKLSKLHNAKNV; encoded by the coding sequence TTGATCTATTATGTCATCGCATCAGCGGTTACAATACTCCTATTACTGGTATTTGGCTTCTTTTGGTTACGTCGCTGGATGCAAAAGTCTGATGCGGATTACGTTTTAAAGTTTATTGCCAATAATCCAAAGAGAGCATCGTTGTCCATTGTGAGAAATGGAAGTGATTTTGCTGATTTTCAATCAGATGAATTGCGTCCTTTGGCGAGTACAGTCAAGATCATCGTGGCTATCGAATATGCTCATCAGGCGGCAAACGGAGAAATTGATGTGTCCGAGAGAATTAAAACGCATGATTTGTCCCGTTATTATATTCCAAGAACGGACGGCGGCGCCCATGAAACTTGGTTAAGATCGATGGAATCAAAGGAATTTCTCCAAGGTGGAACCGTTTCATTAGAAGAAGTTGCCAAAGGAATGATTGCTCACAGTTCCAACGCCAACACGGAATATTTGATGATGCGTTTAGGACTTGACCGAATTAACGCCAAGCTAAAACGCCTTCAATTACCGAAACACGAACAAATTTATCCGATAGTATCAAGACTTATTATCCCGTATGAGATTGCACAAAAAAATAAGCTCAATATTTTTGAGAAAGCAGATGCAAAAAAAGTGCAGACACTCATCGAGGAAATGTCCCATGAGGCATATATTGATGAGGCCATAAACATTCACACCAAATTAAACGAAGACCATGATGGTTCTTATAAAGAACAGGTTAATTTAAGGGCATGGCATAATATGGCATTCAACGATACGGCCTCTAAAAGAGGTATTCGTTCCACAACGTCAGAATATGTTTCAGTTGTACAAAAAATTAACGACTTGTCTTATTTTACTCAGGCTGTACAAGAACACTTGCGGCCGATTATGGAATGGCCTATGGAAAATCATAAAAACCAGGAAAAATTTTACCATTTAGGCGGCAAGGGAGGATCGACGGCCCAAATTGTCACATTTGCATTATATGCTGAGGACAAGCAAGGAAACAAAACAGAGTTAGCTATCTTCTTCAACGATGTTCTTGGTTATGAAACCACTAAACTTTCAAATAGTCTTTCTGCTTTTCAGTTAGCTGTTGTTACCGCCAGCTCGAATTGGGAACAGAAGCTTAGTAAGCTTCATAATGCAAAAAATGTATAG
- a CDS encoding LysR family transcriptional regulator yields the protein MEQRQLLTFKTIVDVGGFKKAAERLGYAQSSVTTHIKELEKEMEIPLFDRLGKTVILTEAGKRFYPFVDEMINLYHQSIEAVRGDEEYSGTLIVGVSESLMIYWLPDFIPSFMAKYPAIHLEVKAIDYQNVTQQLKRGDYDIVLFVEMSGWQSNELTIKTLTESKLVLVGSSTGLNKPTSEETMFLPERSCSWRPVFEEYLQRAGERSGKTIELPSIESIKQCVMSGLGVSLLPFFAVKTEIENGKLRQSEIEIPDEYTGIYTAYHKNKWLPACLTIFLEELSAVEAKKL from the coding sequence ATGGAACAGCGACAACTCTTGACATTTAAAACCATTGTTGATGTCGGAGGATTCAAAAAAGCTGCAGAGAGATTGGGATACGCTCAATCTTCTGTAACGACACATATCAAAGAACTGGAAAAGGAAATGGAAATACCATTGTTTGACAGGCTTGGAAAAACAGTTATTCTGACTGAAGCAGGGAAGCGTTTTTACCCATTTGTTGATGAAATGATTAATCTATATCATCAATCCATAGAGGCCGTTCGAGGAGACGAGGAGTACTCAGGAACATTGATCGTGGGTGTTTCTGAATCGTTAATGATTTATTGGCTCCCCGATTTCATTCCATCTTTTATGGCCAAGTATCCGGCGATCCATTTGGAAGTTAAAGCGATTGATTATCAAAATGTCACGCAACAACTCAAGCGTGGAGATTATGATATTGTCCTTTTCGTAGAAATGTCAGGTTGGCAATCAAATGAATTAACGATTAAAACATTAACAGAATCAAAGCTGGTTCTTGTTGGTTCCTCCACTGGTTTGAACAAACCTACTTCTGAGGAAACGATGTTCCTACCAGAACGATCGTGCAGTTGGCGTCCTGTTTTTGAAGAGTATTTACAGAGAGCTGGGGAACGATCCGGTAAAACCATAGAACTTCCGAGTATAGAATCCATAAAGCAATGTGTTATGAGTGGCTTAGGGGTCTCTTTATTGCCATTCTTCGCCGTCAAGACCGAAATTGAAAATGGGAAATTGAGACAATCAGAGATTGAAATACCTGATGAATATACCGGCATTTACACTGCTTATCATAAAAATAAATGGCTCCCTGCCTGTTTAACTATTTTTCTCGAGGAATTATCGGCAGTGGAGGCTAAGAAATTGTAA
- a CDS encoding type II toxin-antitoxin system RelE family toxin: MYELRIDKQAAKYLKKMDKPTRNRLMGALMELAKNPFADTSVTRMKGYASTFRKRVGDFRIIFEVDQGDLIVLVLKIGSRGDIYKK; encoded by the coding sequence ATGTATGAGTTGCGGATTGATAAGCAGGCGGCCAAGTATCTTAAAAAGATGGATAAACCTACTCGAAACCGGTTGATGGGCGCCTTGATGGAATTGGCGAAAAATCCCTTTGCGGATACCAGTGTGACACGGATGAAAGGTTATGCGAGCACGTTTCGAAAGCGTGTTGGCGATTTCCGAATTATTTTCGAGGTTGATCAAGGTGATCTCATTGTGCTTGTTTTGAAGATTGGCAGCCGTGGCGATATTTATAAGAAATAA